The following proteins are co-located in the Armatimonadota bacterium genome:
- a CDS encoding S9 family peptidase, whose product MTTRRITAEDLLALRWINGVALSPGGRTVAYSQEIVAARNGADGGPSHEYHAHLWLVETGGAAPRQFTSGEHRDRQPAWSQDGGRLLFTSDRGPAPKAGATRPKHLWVIPLGGGEATRITQEEHGPSEAVWSPDGGQIAFAGKPPLKEKPAGDVKVITRMKHKADGEGFWDNRYKHIFVVPSGGGPSRQVTDGDFDHREPAWSPDGTRLAFVANRSEDADYTNIADVWTIALSTGEARRLTRGVGPVLMPAWSPDGTMIAYLGHENACMGASNTMLWVVAADGSGDPRCLTRHFDRSLAHHVITDMRAHPHAGQPVWSPDGRFIFVMVAEGGTTQLAAVEVSTGAVGLMTTGRREVYGESYDAACRRVALAVSDPATPGDVWVAEVEGLNEGRPEIPSSGERRLTEVNKTLLGQAALSHPERFAYRGADDWTIEGWVFPPAGLEPTGRYPAILTIHGGPHGAYGEAFFHEFQMLASLGYAVILTNPRGSQGYGQVFTAATKHDWGGEDYADIMTGLDAALSRFPYIDPDRLGVEGGSYGGYMTNWVIGHTGRFKAAVTMRSISNCLSQWGMSDLAYFKGYWEFPGEPWDSPLFYWERSPLAYVKNITTPLLILHSENDLRCPIGEGEQLFAALKKLGREVAFVRFPNESHDLSRNGQPQHRLERLRLISDWFAKHIPVTADAKDLHQDR is encoded by the coding sequence ATGACGACCCGCCGCATTACCGCTGAAGACCTGTTGGCCCTGAGATGGATCAACGGCGTGGCGCTCTCGCCTGGCGGCCGCACGGTCGCCTACTCGCAGGAGATCGTCGCGGCGCGCAACGGCGCCGACGGCGGCCCGTCGCACGAGTACCACGCGCACCTGTGGTTGGTCGAGACCGGAGGCGCGGCGCCGCGCCAGTTCACCTCCGGCGAGCACCGCGACCGCCAGCCGGCCTGGTCGCAGGACGGGGGACGGCTGCTCTTCACCTCCGATCGGGGACCTGCGCCCAAGGCCGGCGCTACCCGCCCGAAGCACCTGTGGGTGATCCCGCTCGGCGGGGGTGAGGCCACGCGGATCACGCAGGAAGAGCACGGCCCCTCCGAGGCCGTCTGGTCCCCTGACGGCGGGCAGATCGCTTTCGCCGGCAAGCCGCCTCTGAAGGAGAAGCCTGCCGGCGACGTCAAGGTGATCACGCGCATGAAGCACAAGGCCGATGGCGAGGGCTTCTGGGACAACCGGTACAAGCACATCTTCGTCGTGCCCTCGGGCGGCGGGCCGTCCAGGCAGGTGACCGACGGCGATTTCGACCATCGCGAACCCGCGTGGAGCCCTGATGGCACGCGGCTGGCATTCGTCGCCAACCGGTCCGAGGACGCCGACTACACCAACATCGCCGACGTCTGGACGATCGCGCTCTCCACCGGCGAGGCGCGGCGGCTGACCCGCGGCGTTGGGCCGGTTCTCATGCCGGCCTGGTCGCCCGACGGTACGATGATCGCGTACCTGGGACACGAGAACGCGTGCATGGGCGCCTCGAACACGATGCTATGGGTGGTGGCCGCCGACGGCAGCGGCGACCCTCGCTGCCTGACCCGTCACTTCGACCGCTCGCTGGCACACCACGTCATAACCGACATGCGGGCGCACCCCCACGCAGGGCAGCCGGTCTGGTCGCCCGACGGCCGGTTCATATTCGTCATGGTGGCGGAGGGTGGTACCACCCAGCTGGCAGCGGTCGAGGTCTCCACAGGCGCCGTGGGATTGATGACCACGGGGCGCCGCGAGGTCTACGGCGAGTCCTACGATGCCGCCTGCCGGCGCGTCGCGCTGGCCGTCTCCGATCCGGCCACCCCTGGCGACGTCTGGGTGGCAGAGGTGGAAGGCCTGAACGAGGGCCGACCGGAGATCCCTTCCTCCGGAGAACGCCGCCTGACAGAAGTCAACAAGACGTTGCTCGGACAGGCGGCGCTCAGCCATCCCGAACGGTTCGCTTACCGTGGCGCCGACGACTGGACGATCGAGGGGTGGGTGTTCCCTCCGGCAGGACTGGAGCCCACAGGTCGGTATCCCGCGATCCTGACCATACACGGAGGGCCGCACGGTGCCTATGGGGAGGCGTTCTTCCACGAGTTCCAGATGCTGGCCTCGCTTGGCTACGCGGTGATCCTGACCAACCCGCGCGGCAGCCAGGGATACGGCCAGGTCTTCACCGCTGCGACAAAGCACGACTGGGGTGGGGAGGACTACGCCGACATCATGACCGGACTCGACGCCGCGCTTTCGCGCTTTCCATACATTGATCCTGACCGCCTCGGCGTGGAGGGCGGCTCCTACGGCGGATACATGACCAACTGGGTCATCGGCCACACCGGCCGGTTCAAGGCGGCGGTGACGATGCGGTCCATCTCCAACTGCCTGAGCCAGTGGGGGATGAGCGACCTGGCGTACTTCAAGGGCTACTGGGAGTTCCCCGGCGAGCCCTGGGACAGCCCCCTGTTCTACTGGGAGCGGTCCCCGCTGGCCTACGTGAAGAACATCACCACCCCGCTGCTGATCCTGCACAGCGAGAACGACCTGCGCTGCCCCATCGGCGAGGGTGAGCAGCTCTTCGCGGCGCTCAAGAAGCTGGGTCGCGAGGTTGCCTTCGTGCGCTTCCCTAACGAGAGCCACGATCTCTCGCGCAACGGCCAGCCGCAGCACCGGCTCGAGCGGCTGCGTCTGATCTCGGACTGGTTTGCGAAGCACATCCCGGTGACGGCCGATGCCAAGGATCTACACCAGGACCGGTGA
- a CDS encoding cob(I)yrinic acid a,c-diamide adenosyltransferase: protein MPRIYTRTGDRGETGLIGGSRVPKDDLRVEAYGALDEACSALGLLAVHVDAGLAEVIQGFQRTLFEVGSEMATPKPAAPGPGAVPGLGAVAVLALEALIDGWEAEIPPQHAFILPGGSAPAAICHLARALVRRAERRAVTLARSAEVNPEILRYLNRLSDCLFVLARLLNHRRGVPDLPWEG, encoded by the coding sequence ATGCCAAGGATCTACACCAGGACCGGTGACCGCGGCGAGACAGGCCTGATTGGGGGGAGCCGCGTGCCCAAGGACGACCTCCGGGTCGAGGCCTACGGCGCGCTCGACGAGGCCTGCAGCGCGCTGGGACTGCTGGCCGTGCACGTGGACGCGGGCCTGGCAGAGGTCATCCAGGGGTTCCAGCGCACGCTCTTCGAGGTGGGCTCCGAGATGGCTACTCCGAAGCCGGCCGCCCCGGGTCCAGGCGCGGTGCCCGGTCTCGGCGCGGTCGCCGTCCTGGCCCTCGAAGCCCTGATAGACGGCTGGGAAGCAGAGATACCGCCCCAGCACGCGTTCATCCTGCCCGGGGGAAGCGCGCCGGCGGCGATCTGCCACCTGGCCCGCGCGCTGGTCCGCCGCGCTGAGCGACGCGCGGTGACGCTGGCACGTTCGGCCGAGGTCAACCCTGAGATCCTGCGCTACCTCAACCGGCTTTCCGATTGCCTGTTCGTGCTGGCACGGCTGCTCAATCACCGCCGAGGGGTGCCTGATCTGCCATGGGAGGGCTAG
- the treS gene encoding maltose alpha-D-glucosyltransferase has translation MSDWYKDAIIYQLHVRAFRDSDGSGTGDFRGLMEKLDYVQELGVNCLWLMPFYPSPLKDDGYDISDYCAVHPDYGTLDDFQEFLDEAHRRGMRVITELVLNHTSDQHPWFLDSRRSPESPYRDWYVWSTTHNRYRDARVIFSDTEVSNWTWDPAADAYYWHRFFSHQPDLNYANPAVQEAILGVAGFWLDRGVDGLRFDAVPYLFEREGTSCENLPETHAFVRRLRRFMDERYGDRMLLAEANQRPEDLCAYFGEGDEFHAAFHFTLMPRMFMAIRREDRQPIVDAVIQTPQAPFTCQWVIFLRNHDELTLEMVTQEERTYMQAEYAREPRMRLHLGIRRRLAPLLDNSRRRIEVLNSLLLSLPGTPSIYYGDEIGMGDNFYLGDRSGVRTPMQWNSDRNAGFSSANRQQLYLPVVVDPEFHYEAVNVEAQQRNPASLLNWMRRVIGIRQRFPVLGRGALEFLEPANPKVLAYLRTDFETTILCVVNLSRYAQPCELDLRRFVGLVPVELFGNTPFPPIGDLPYFLTLGPHSFYWFRLSGP, from the coding sequence ATGAGCGACTGGTACAAGGATGCCATCATCTATCAGTTGCACGTACGGGCCTTCCGTGACTCAGACGGCAGCGGCACCGGAGACTTCCGCGGCCTCATGGAGAAACTGGACTACGTTCAGGAACTCGGCGTCAACTGCCTGTGGCTGATGCCGTTCTACCCCTCCCCGCTCAAGGACGATGGATACGACATCTCCGATTACTGCGCCGTTCATCCCGACTACGGCACGCTGGACGACTTCCAGGAGTTCCTGGACGAGGCCCACCGCCGGGGCATGCGGGTCATCACCGAGCTTGTGCTCAACCACACCTCAGACCAGCACCCGTGGTTCCTTGACTCTCGGCGATCGCCCGAGTCGCCCTATCGCGACTGGTACGTCTGGAGCACCACCCACAACCGATACCGGGATGCAAGGGTCATCTTCTCGGACACCGAGGTCTCCAACTGGACATGGGACCCCGCGGCAGATGCCTACTACTGGCACCGATTCTTCAGCCACCAGCCCGACCTGAACTACGCCAATCCCGCTGTGCAAGAAGCAATCCTGGGCGTGGCTGGGTTCTGGCTGGACCGCGGCGTAGATGGGCTTCGGTTCGATGCCGTTCCATATCTTTTCGAGCGCGAGGGCACCTCCTGCGAGAACCTCCCGGAGACGCATGCCTTCGTCCGGCGGCTACGGCGCTTCATGGACGAGCGCTACGGTGACAGGATGCTCCTGGCCGAGGCAAATCAGCGGCCCGAGGATCTCTGCGCATACTTCGGGGAAGGCGACGAGTTCCACGCGGCCTTTCATTTCACGCTGATGCCCAGGATGTTCATGGCAATCCGGCGCGAGGACAGGCAGCCGATCGTGGATGCCGTTATCCAAACACCACAGGCCCCTTTCACCTGTCAGTGGGTCATCTTCCTCCGCAACCACGACGAGCTCACCCTCGAGATGGTCACCCAGGAGGAGCGCACGTACATGCAGGCCGAGTATGCCCGAGAGCCGCGCATGCGGCTGCATCTGGGCATCCGGCGCCGGCTGGCCCCGCTGCTCGATAACAGCCGCCGGAGGATCGAGGTGTTGAACAGCCTGCTCCTCTCGCTGCCGGGCACCCCGAGCATCTACTACGGGGATGAGATCGGCATGGGGGACAACTTCTACCTGGGCGATCGCTCGGGCGTACGCACGCCCATGCAGTGGAACTCAGACCGCAACGCCGGGTTCTCGTCGGCGAACCGCCAACAACTCTATCTGCCGGTGGTCGTCGATCCGGAGTTCCACTACGAGGCCGTCAATGTCGAGGCACAGCAGCGCAATCCGGCCTCCCTTCTGAACTGGATGAGACGGGTGATCGGCATCCGACAGCGGTTCCCCGTATTGGGACGGGGCGCGCTCGAGTTCCTCGAGCCGGCCAACCCGAAGGTGCTCGCCTACCTGCGGACGGACTTCGAAACCACGATCCTCTGCGTCGTCAACCTCTCGCGCTACGCGCAGCCCTGCGAGCTGGATCTCCGGCGCTTCGTCGGGCTGGTGCCGGTCGAGCTCTTTGGCAACACACCGTTCCCGCCGATTGGCGATCTTCCCTACTTCCTCACCCTCGGACCCCACAGCTTCTACTGGTTCCGCCTGTCCGGGCCATGA
- a CDS encoding YbaK/EbsC family protein, translating into MRGRERLETYLREHGVRYELTPHPEAYTAQEVAAAEHVPGRQFAKVVIADVDGRQVMLILPAAARVDLVKLKSALGAKAARLAREEEFASLFPDCETGAMPPFGHLYNVPVYMDQSLSTQPRIVFNACSHRETIALAVQDYMRLVTPTVTEFAAPHR; encoded by the coding sequence ATGCGAGGGCGAGAGCGACTCGAGACCTACCTCCGCGAGCACGGTGTCCGGTACGAACTGACACCTCACCCCGAAGCGTACACCGCACAAGAAGTCGCCGCCGCAGAACACGTTCCCGGACGCCAGTTCGCGAAGGTTGTGATCGCCGACGTGGACGGCAGGCAGGTAATGCTGATCCTGCCGGCCGCGGCACGGGTGGACCTGGTCAAGCTGAAGAGCGCGCTGGGAGCCAAGGCGGCCCGCCTGGCCCGCGAGGAGGAGTTCGCGTCGCTGTTCCCGGACTGCGAAACGGGCGCGATGCCGCCGTTCGGCCACCTCTACAACGTCCCGGTCTACATGGACCAGAGCCTCAGCACGCAACCCAGGATCGTCTTCAACGCCTGCTCGCACCGTGAGACGATAGCGCTGGCCGTCCAGGACTACATGCGGCTGGTCACGCCCACGGTTACCGAGTTTGCCGCGCCGCACCGCTAG
- a CDS encoding DNA-3-methyladenine glycosylase I produces MKRCAWTNTNPLMVAYHDTEWGVPVHDDRRLFEFLVLDAFQAGLSWAIVLKKREQFRRALHGFDPARIARYTARDLTRLLADPGIIRNRLKVEATVHNARRFLEAQAEFGSFDRYIWQFVDGRTIVHRFRTVGQIPATSSQSDAMSRDLRSRGFKFVGSTICYAFMQAAGLVNDHVVGCFRYREVDRPGGPP; encoded by the coding sequence ATGAAGCGGTGCGCGTGGACGAACACCAATCCGTTGATGGTCGCCTACCACGACACCGAGTGGGGTGTGCCGGTACACGACGACCGCAGGCTGTTTGAGTTCCTGGTGCTCGACGCGTTCCAGGCCGGGCTGAGCTGGGCGATCGTCCTGAAGAAACGCGAACAGTTCCGCCGCGCGCTGCACGGCTTCGACCCGGCACGGATAGCCCGGTACACCGCGCGCGACCTCACCCGGCTGCTGGCCGACCCCGGCATCATCCGCAACCGTCTGAAGGTCGAGGCCACTGTTCACAACGCGCGGCGGTTTCTGGAAGCCCAGGCCGAGTTCGGTTCGTTCGACCGCTACATTTGGCAGTTTGTAGACGGACGCACGATCGTGCACCGGTTCCGCACCGTCGGCCAGATCCCCGCAACGAGCAGTCAGTCCGACGCGATGAGCCGCGACCTGCGCTCGCGCGGCTTCAAGTTCGTGGGCTCGACGATCTGCTACGCTTTCATGCAGGCGGCCGGCCTGGTGAACGACCACGTGGTGGGGTGCTTCAGGTATCGCGAGGTGGATCGGCCCGGAGGACCACCATGA
- a CDS encoding glycine/sarcosine/betaine reductase complex selenoprotein A — translation MLLKSRKVIIIGERDGVQGPAIEACVRSAGAEPVITQTQCFVUTSAGAFDLEGQESIKNYIERHGKDDVIVVLGAPDADSAELYAETVTKGDPSWAGALAGVSLGLPVFHIMEPVIKDQVDPALAVEHLGLMEIALDVEKISAVLEKLRGAAN, via the coding sequence ATGCTGCTGAAGTCGAGGAAGGTCATCATCATCGGTGAACGGGATGGAGTGCAGGGTCCGGCCATTGAAGCCTGCGTGAGGAGCGCCGGCGCCGAGCCGGTCATCACGCAGACCCAGTGTTTCGTCTGAACATCGGCCGGCGCCTTTGACCTGGAGGGTCAAGAGAGCATCAAGAACTACATAGAACGGCACGGCAAAGACGACGTCATCGTGGTACTGGGTGCGCCCGATGCGGATAGCGCCGAACTCTATGCCGAGACCGTCACAAAGGGAGATCCAAGTTGGGCGGGGGCACTGGCCGGAGTGTCGCTCGGGTTACCCGTCTTTCACATCATGGAACCGGTCATCAAGGATCAAGTTGACCCCGCGTTGGCCGTAGAGCACCTGGGGCTCATGGAAATCGCCTTGGATGTGGAGAAGATCAGCGCAGTCCTCGAGAAGCTGCGGGGGGCCGCTAACTAA
- the otsB gene encoding trehalose-phosphatase, with the protein MSGGAGMSGGAGRDRLAVLLDFDGTLAEITDRPDEARLDPGLRELLERLSHNPRVLVAVISGRALGDIRRRIGLEHILYAGNHGLELAGPGWTLAHDAAMEAQGLVGACCDRLSLRLRDVHGALVENKGLSASVHFRLVAGEQVEAVRRIVLEEIERVSAGRLEAREGKMVLEILPALDWDKGKAARWLLERALGSGWEARCAVVYVGDDSTDEDAFVALAEDGITIRVSPHPQPTAARHQVRNVGDVRRLLEAIAGWMTAPA; encoded by the coding sequence ATGAGCGGCGGCGCAGGGATGAGCGGCGGCGCAGGGCGCGACCGTCTTGCGGTCCTGCTGGACTTCGATGGCACGCTCGCCGAGATCACCGACCGGCCCGACGAAGCGCGCCTGGATCCCGGGCTTCGCGAGCTGCTGGAACGCCTGAGCCACAACCCCCGGGTCCTCGTGGCGGTCATCAGCGGACGGGCACTCGGGGACATCCGCCGGCGCATCGGCCTGGAGCACATCCTGTACGCGGGAAACCACGGTTTGGAGCTCGCAGGGCCCGGGTGGACGCTGGCGCACGATGCCGCCATGGAGGCCCAGGGCCTCGTCGGCGCGTGTTGCGACCGGCTCTCTCTTCGTCTGCGCGACGTTCATGGCGCCCTCGTGGAGAACAAGGGTCTCTCCGCCAGCGTTCACTTCCGTCTGGTTGCCGGTGAACAGGTCGAAGCGGTGCGGCGGATCGTGCTCGAGGAGATCGAGCGGGTTTCGGCGGGTCGCCTTGAGGCCAGGGAAGGCAAGATGGTCCTGGAGATACTGCCGGCGCTGGACTGGGACAAGGGAAAGGCCGCGCGCTGGCTGCTTGAGCGCGCCCTTGGTAGCGGTTGGGAGGCGCGGTGCGCGGTCGTCTATGTCGGCGACGACAGCACCGACGAAGACGCGTTCGTGGCGCTCGCGGAAGATGGGATCACCATCCGGGTGTCCCCGCACCCGCAGCCGACCGCCGCCCGCCACCAGGTGAGAAACGTCGGGGACGTGCGCCGGCTACTCGAAGCGATCGCGGGCTGGATGACCGCTCCTGCCTAG
- a CDS encoding metallophosphoesterase family protein — protein sequence MRIGVVSDVHANLEALEAVLAHQGSQPPDMLVCLGDFVGYGPDPNACVERLRPLLWAAVMGNHDQAALSDSPTDNFNFFAQEAIVWTRQVLEDGPRAYLSALSPRADLTADPAEGATEDPTLPTGLVLVHGSLRRPLDEYILDGRTARASFLAAPFQIALVGHTHHPAIFVEAKRRVSTQGLLPEVPRALTPGARYIINPGSVGQPRDGDPRAAYMVLDTQGPTATLFRVPYPIEETQRKMDAAGLPVPLIERLSLGR from the coding sequence ATGCGCATCGGGGTCGTATCAGACGTCCACGCGAACCTTGAGGCGCTTGAAGCAGTCCTCGCGCATCAGGGCAGTCAGCCGCCGGACATGCTGGTGTGCCTGGGCGACTTCGTTGGCTACGGCCCAGATCCCAACGCGTGCGTCGAACGGCTCCGTCCGCTGCTGTGGGCAGCGGTGATGGGCAACCACGACCAGGCGGCCCTGTCGGATTCCCCGACCGATAACTTCAACTTCTTCGCCCAGGAAGCCATCGTCTGGACCCGGCAGGTGTTGGAGGACGGTCCCCGGGCCTATCTGAGCGCGCTTTCCCCGCGCGCCGACCTCACGGCAGACCCCGCGGAGGGCGCCACGGAGGACCCCACGCTGCCCACGGGGCTGGTGCTCGTGCACGGTAGCCTGCGTCGGCCGCTGGACGAGTACATCCTGGACGGCCGAACCGCCCGCGCGAGCTTCCTGGCGGCGCCGTTCCAGATAGCGCTCGTGGGTCATACCCACCATCCCGCGATCTTCGTGGAGGCGAAGCGGCGGGTGAGCACGCAGGGCCTGTTGCCCGAGGTCCCGCGGGCCCTGACGCCGGGCGCCCGGTACATCATCAATCCCGGCAGCGTGGGCCAGCCGCGCGACGGTGATCCACGCGCGGCCTACATGGTTCTGGACACGCAAGGTCCGACCGCCACGCTGTTTCGCGTTCCCTACCCGATCGAGGAGACACAACGCAAGATGGACGCCGCAGGGCTCCCCGTGCCGCTCATCGAGCGGCTTTCGTTGGGGAGATAG